One region of Micromonospora ureilytica genomic DNA includes:
- the uxaC gene encoding glucuronate isomerase has translation MPTFDHTDLLLPPEPGQRALARELYALAAEQPIISPHGHVDPALLAEDRPFPDPAQLLIVPDHYLTRMLLSQGVPPGDLGVPTRDGSPVETDGRVIWRRFAAHWHLFRGTPSRLWLEQTFRTVFGVHTPLGPSTADALYDEIAARLAEPDFRPRALFERFGIEVLATTESPLDDLAQHAKLAADGWGGPGGRVVTTFRPDDVVDMEFEGWSTNVDRLGDRAGEDTGTYAGYLGALRARRAAFIAAGATSSDHGHPTARTLDLTPAEAERLYDRGRRGEADAADAEAFRAHMLVEFARMSLDDGLVMQLHPGAVRNHNRWLHARHGRDVGGDIPQATEYVHALAPLLERYGNDPRLRVVLYTLDEDTFTRELAPLAGGYAALLLGAPWWFLDSPEVLRRFRETVTETAGFYNTTGFVDDTRAFCSIPVRHDVARRVDAGFLARLVAEHRLPMDEAAETIVDLAYRLPKRVFNFGGQAQ, from the coding sequence GTGCCCACGTTCGACCACACCGACCTGCTCCTGCCACCCGAACCGGGCCAACGCGCGCTGGCCCGGGAGCTGTACGCCCTGGCGGCGGAGCAACCCATCATCTCTCCGCACGGGCACGTCGACCCGGCCCTGCTCGCCGAGGACCGCCCCTTCCCGGATCCGGCGCAGCTGCTCATCGTGCCCGACCACTACCTGACCCGGATGCTGCTCAGTCAGGGCGTACCCCCGGGGGATCTGGGGGTGCCCACCCGCGACGGCAGCCCGGTGGAGACCGACGGCCGGGTGATCTGGCGACGCTTCGCCGCGCACTGGCACCTGTTTCGGGGCACCCCGTCGCGACTCTGGCTGGAGCAGACCTTCCGCACCGTGTTCGGGGTGCACACCCCGCTCGGCCCGAGCACCGCCGACGCCCTCTACGACGAGATCGCGGCCCGGCTCGCCGAGCCGGACTTCCGGCCCCGGGCGCTGTTCGAGCGGTTCGGCATCGAGGTCCTGGCGACCACCGAGTCGCCGCTGGACGACCTCGCGCAGCACGCCAAGCTCGCCGCCGACGGGTGGGGCGGGCCGGGCGGCCGGGTGGTCACCACGTTCCGCCCGGACGACGTGGTGGACATGGAGTTCGAGGGCTGGTCGACGAACGTGGACCGTCTCGGCGACCGGGCCGGCGAGGACACCGGCACGTACGCCGGCTACCTGGGCGCGCTGCGGGCCCGACGTGCCGCGTTCATCGCCGCCGGCGCGACCTCCTCCGACCACGGCCACCCCACCGCGCGCACCCTGGACCTGACCCCGGCCGAGGCCGAGCGGCTCTACGACCGGGGTCGGCGCGGCGAGGCCGACGCCGCCGACGCGGAGGCGTTCCGGGCGCACATGCTCGTGGAGTTCGCCCGGATGTCGCTCGACGACGGCCTGGTCATGCAGCTGCACCCCGGCGCGGTGCGCAACCACAACCGGTGGTTGCACGCCCGGCACGGTCGCGACGTCGGCGGCGACATCCCGCAGGCCACCGAGTACGTGCACGCGCTCGCCCCGCTGCTGGAGCGCTACGGCAACGACCCCCGGCTGCGGGTGGTGCTCTACACCCTCGACGAGGACACCTTCACCCGCGAGCTGGCGCCCCTCGCGGGCGGGTACGCCGCGCTGCTGCTCGGCGCGCCCTGGTGGTTCCTGGACTCCCCGGAGGTGCTGCGCCGGTTCCGGGAGACGGTCACCGAGACCGCCGGCTTCTACAACACCACCGGGTTCGTCGACGACACCAGGGCGTTCTGCTCCATCCCGGTACGCCACGACGTGGCGCGGCGGGTGGACGCCGGCTTCCTGGCCCGGCTGGTCGCCGAGCACCGGCTGCCGATGGACGAGGCCGCCGAGACCATCGTCGACCTGGCGTACCGGCTGCCCAAGCGGGTCTTCAACTTCGGAGGGCAGGCTCAGTGA
- a CDS encoding ABC transporter substrate-binding protein, translating to MHPATPPTTDAPVGRAHRTPLPRRHLLRGLLAVTVAAPLMFGAAACGDDGGAADPNAPVKLSIFWWGGDARAKLTEDALALYTKKHPNVTFETTWQANQGYFDKLATLTAGGNPPDLFQIDDNYLAEYAARNTTLDLTSYQESGKLDTSKFPKSLWQYGVVDGKLAGLAAGENTQGLVYNKTLLTKHNLPEPTTGMSWEQHIAWAEQVTATTKVPGTQDPSADYKALWVWLRQQGKDLYKGKELGFTAEDVTKWFELWKGARDRKATPTADVIHEGNSSDVTKQLVVTGKSATSWVWANQMPDLKKNTKDELGVIAYPGDPSAQWARASMYWSVFKGSKNKDVAIDVINFLNNDLEAVKLLGTDRGLPSNLDLRRVVSDDTTDPAMKQSIAVEAELTQKFGESPQVPIKGHSKVKSELIKAAENAQYGRATPAEAAAQFVEACKSAIA from the coding sequence ATGCACCCCGCAACGCCCCCCACCACTGACGCGCCCGTCGGGCGCGCCCACCGTACCCCGCTGCCTCGGCGGCACCTGCTCCGTGGCCTGCTCGCCGTGACGGTCGCCGCACCGCTGATGTTCGGCGCCGCCGCCTGCGGAGACGACGGCGGAGCCGCCGATCCGAACGCGCCGGTCAAGCTCTCCATCTTCTGGTGGGGCGGCGACGCCCGGGCCAAGCTGACCGAGGACGCGCTGGCCCTCTACACCAAGAAGCACCCGAACGTGACCTTCGAAACGACCTGGCAGGCCAACCAGGGCTACTTCGACAAGCTGGCGACGCTCACCGCCGGCGGCAACCCGCCGGACCTGTTCCAGATCGACGACAACTACCTCGCCGAGTACGCGGCCCGCAACACCACGCTCGACCTGACCTCCTACCAGGAGTCCGGAAAGCTGGACACCTCCAAGTTCCCCAAGAGCCTCTGGCAGTACGGCGTCGTCGACGGCAAGCTCGCCGGCCTGGCCGCCGGGGAGAACACCCAGGGTCTGGTCTACAACAAGACGCTGCTGACCAAGCACAACCTGCCCGAGCCGACCACCGGGATGAGCTGGGAGCAGCACATCGCCTGGGCCGAGCAGGTCACCGCCACGACCAAGGTGCCCGGCACCCAGGACCCGAGCGCCGACTACAAGGCGCTCTGGGTCTGGCTGCGCCAACAGGGCAAGGACCTCTACAAGGGCAAGGAGTTGGGCTTCACCGCCGAGGACGTGACGAAGTGGTTCGAGCTGTGGAAGGGCGCCCGGGACCGCAAGGCCACCCCGACCGCGGACGTCATCCACGAGGGCAACTCCAGCGACGTCACCAAGCAGCTGGTGGTCACCGGCAAGTCGGCGACCTCGTGGGTCTGGGCCAACCAGATGCCGGACCTGAAGAAGAACACCAAGGACGAGCTGGGCGTGATCGCCTACCCCGGTGACCCCAGCGCGCAGTGGGCCCGGGCCTCGATGTACTGGTCGGTGTTCAAGGGCAGCAAGAACAAGGACGTCGCGATCGACGTGATCAATTTCCTGAACAACGACCTGGAGGCGGTCAAGCTGCTCGGCACCGACCGCGGCCTGCCGTCCAACCTGGACCTGCGCCGGGTGGTCAGCGACGACACCACCGACCCGGCCATGAAGCAGTCCATCGCCGTCGAGGCGGAGCTGACCCAGAAGTTCGGCGAGTCGCCCCAGGTGCCGATCAAGGGGCACAGCAAGGTGAAGTCCGAGCTGATCAAGGCCGCCGAGAACGCGCAGTACGGCCGGGCCACCCCCGCCGAGGCCGCCGCCCAGTTCGTCGAGGCGTGCAAGTCCGCCATCGCCTGA
- a CDS encoding LacI family DNA-binding transcriptional regulator, protein MPVTIRDVARASGVHISTVSRTFSAPHLVNPETRVRVLACAEDLGYRPNRAARALITGRTHNIGLIIADIANPFFPPLIKAAESQARHRDYHVFVADTNEDPTAEEELVHALAKQVDGVLLCSPRMSNSLIEQLSREVPLVVVNRQVTGLPCVLMDVGQGARSAIEHLVGLGHRSIALLGGPRSSWTNREMRRAAGAAARAGGAELTVLGPNAPTEVGGSAVAEQVRRSGVSAVLAYNDLMAIGLIEGLDALGVRVPQEVSVVGVDDITLSRLTRPKLTTVATPTGAAGRTAVDMLLQQDIESPRNARGSGAGTALGVRRTTAQVMLQTDLVIRDSTGPGPYARPARPLAAPRGPGPHCPAGPGIPTAATGDAVAS, encoded by the coding sequence GTGCCAGTCACCATCCGGGACGTCGCCCGGGCGTCCGGTGTGCACATCTCCACCGTGTCCCGCACCTTCTCCGCACCGCACCTGGTCAACCCGGAGACCCGGGTCCGGGTGCTGGCGTGCGCGGAGGATCTGGGGTACCGGCCGAACCGCGCCGCCCGGGCCCTGATCACCGGGCGGACGCACAACATCGGGCTGATCATCGCGGACATCGCGAACCCGTTCTTCCCGCCGCTGATCAAGGCGGCGGAAAGTCAGGCCCGGCACCGCGACTACCACGTCTTCGTGGCCGACACCAACGAGGACCCGACCGCCGAGGAAGAACTGGTCCACGCGCTGGCCAAGCAGGTGGACGGGGTGCTGTTGTGCAGCCCTCGGATGAGCAACAGCCTGATCGAGCAGCTCAGCCGCGAGGTGCCGCTGGTGGTGGTGAACCGCCAGGTGACCGGCCTGCCCTGCGTGCTGATGGACGTCGGGCAGGGCGCCCGCTCGGCGATCGAGCACCTGGTCGGCCTGGGGCACCGCAGCATCGCGCTGCTCGGTGGCCCGCGCAGCTCGTGGACCAACCGGGAGATGCGCCGTGCCGCCGGCGCGGCTGCCCGAGCCGGCGGCGCGGAGCTGACAGTGCTCGGCCCCAACGCGCCCACCGAGGTCGGCGGCTCCGCCGTTGCCGAGCAGGTGCGACGCAGCGGCGTGTCGGCAGTGCTCGCCTACAACGACCTGATGGCGATCGGCCTGATCGAAGGGCTGGACGCGCTCGGGGTCCGGGTGCCGCAGGAAGTGAGCGTCGTCGGAGTCGACGACATCACCCTGAGCCGGCTGACCCGACCCAAACTGACGACGGTGGCCACACCCACCGGGGCCGCCGGCCGGACGGCCGTCGACATGCTGCTGCAACAGGACATCGAGTCACCGCGCAACGCGCGGGGGTCCGGTGCCGGCACGGCGCTCGGCGTCCGTCGTACCACCGCACAGGTAATGCTCCAGACCGACCTGGTCATCCGCGACTCGACCGGCCCGGGCCCGTACGCCCGACCGGCACGTCCCCTGGCCGCACCGCGTGGCCCGGGCCCGCATTGCCCTGCGGGCCCGGGCATCCCGACTGCGGCCACCGGTGACGCCGTCGCCTCCTAA
- a CDS encoding enolase C-terminal domain-like protein, translating into MTVTITSVEVHDVRFPTAARGDGSDAINRGDYSATYVELGTDAGPTGAGFTFTNGRGNEITCAAVRALAHHVRGRTIEEITAEPVAFWRSLSADVQLRWLGPEKGVIHMATGALVNAVWDLRATLAGKPMWRFLAELPTDDLVASVDFKHITDALTPDEAAAILDKGLIGWDGRLAELEQSGFPSYTTSVGWLGYPDDKVRALTRQAYADGWRAMKMKVGGPLADDLRRARIIREEIGPDALLMMDANQVWDVDEAITAMATLAEVDPYWIEEPTHADDILGHARIARAVSELTAGRCRVATGEVAANRVIFKQLLQAEAIGVMQIDACRVGGVNEVLAELLLAAKFGVPVCPHAGGVGLCEYVQHLAIFDYLRVGTGLDGRMIEYVDHLHEHFVDPVRTRGGRYLLPERPGYSATMKPASIAEFRFPDGPAWR; encoded by the coding sequence GTGACGGTCACCATCACCTCCGTCGAGGTGCACGACGTGCGGTTCCCGACCGCCGCCCGGGGCGACGGCTCCGACGCGATCAACCGGGGTGACTACTCGGCGACGTACGTGGAGCTGGGCACCGACGCCGGCCCGACCGGTGCCGGGTTCACCTTCACCAACGGCCGGGGCAACGAGATCACCTGCGCGGCGGTGCGCGCCCTGGCGCACCACGTGCGGGGACGCACCATCGAGGAGATCACCGCCGAGCCGGTGGCGTTCTGGCGCTCGCTCAGCGCCGACGTGCAGCTGCGCTGGCTGGGCCCGGAGAAGGGCGTCATCCACATGGCGACCGGCGCGCTGGTCAACGCGGTGTGGGACCTGCGGGCCACACTGGCCGGCAAGCCGATGTGGCGCTTCCTCGCCGAGCTACCTACCGACGACCTGGTGGCCAGCGTCGACTTCAAGCACATCACCGACGCCCTCACCCCGGACGAGGCGGCGGCCATCCTGGACAAGGGACTGATCGGCTGGGACGGTCGGCTCGCGGAGCTGGAGCAGAGTGGCTTCCCGTCGTACACCACCTCGGTCGGGTGGCTCGGCTACCCCGACGACAAGGTGCGGGCACTGACCCGGCAGGCGTACGCCGACGGCTGGCGGGCGATGAAGATGAAGGTCGGCGGCCCGCTCGCCGACGACCTGCGGCGGGCCCGGATCATCCGGGAGGAGATCGGCCCGGACGCGCTGTTGATGATGGACGCCAACCAGGTCTGGGACGTCGACGAGGCGATCACCGCGATGGCGACGCTGGCCGAGGTGGACCCGTACTGGATCGAGGAGCCCACCCACGCCGACGACATCCTCGGGCACGCCCGGATCGCCCGAGCGGTGAGCGAGCTGACCGCCGGCCGCTGCCGGGTCGCCACCGGCGAGGTGGCCGCCAACCGGGTGATCTTCAAACAGTTGCTCCAGGCCGAGGCGATCGGCGTCATGCAGATCGACGCCTGCCGGGTCGGTGGCGTCAACGAGGTCCTGGCCGAGCTGCTGTTGGCGGCGAAGTTCGGCGTACCGGTCTGCCCGCACGCCGGCGGCGTGGGCCTCTGCGAGTACGTCCAGCACCTGGCGATCTTCGACTACCTGCGGGTGGGCACCGGGTTGGACGGTCGGATGATCGAGTACGTCGACCACCTGCACGAACACTTCGTCGATCCGGTACGGACCCGCGGTGGCCGCTACCTGCTGCCCGAGCGGCCCGGTTACAGCGCCACCATGAAGCCCGCCTCGATCGCCGAGTTCCGCTTCCCGGACGGTCCGGCATGGCGGTGA
- a CDS encoding Gfo/Idh/MocA family protein, translating into MSPRAAGRVRYAVVGTGARAEMFVRALVLDHADTTELVAFADINQARMNAHNRWLGELGHRPVPTYPAGDFKAMLDSERVDVVLVTSVDVTHDEYVVAALRAGREVVTEKPMTVDAARCRRILDTVTETGGRVTVAFNYRYNPLHEQVRRLLAEGAVGEIGSVHFEWLLDVRHGADYFRRWHRDKASSGGLMVHKASHHFDLVNWWLAATPVEVYAAGRLFFYGEDGRRHGYARDYDRAHGSPAAADDPFALRLDAHPRLRELYLDAEAEDGYQRDRNVFAPGVSIEDDMAVLARYSTGATMTYHLTAYAPWEGYRVMVNGSRGRLELDVAENDFVDRGTAGAVKGAALHGAEAPIEGGGATLTVRPFWAPPRQIPVEGRSRHGHGGADARMTGVLLGGQPDPLGRAATADDGALALLTGLAANRSFETGQPVRVADLLTPR; encoded by the coding sequence ATGTCACCTAGAGCCGCCGGACGGGTCCGGTACGCCGTCGTGGGCACCGGCGCGCGGGCGGAGATGTTCGTCCGGGCGCTGGTGCTCGACCACGCCGACACCACCGAGCTGGTCGCCTTCGCCGACATCAACCAGGCCCGGATGAACGCGCACAACCGATGGCTGGGCGAGCTGGGGCATCGCCCGGTGCCGACGTACCCGGCCGGTGACTTCAAGGCCATGCTGGACTCCGAACGCGTCGACGTCGTCCTGGTCACCAGCGTGGACGTCACTCACGACGAGTACGTGGTGGCCGCGCTGCGCGCCGGCCGCGAGGTCGTCACCGAAAAGCCGATGACAGTGGACGCGGCCCGCTGCCGGCGGATCCTCGACACGGTGACCGAGACCGGCGGCCGGGTCACTGTCGCCTTCAACTACCGCTACAACCCGCTGCACGAACAGGTTCGCCGGCTGCTCGCCGAGGGCGCGGTCGGCGAGATCGGCTCGGTGCACTTCGAGTGGCTGCTCGACGTCCGCCACGGCGCCGACTACTTCCGCCGCTGGCACCGCGACAAGGCCAGCTCCGGTGGGCTGATGGTGCACAAGGCCAGCCACCACTTCGACCTGGTCAACTGGTGGCTGGCCGCCACACCCGTCGAGGTGTACGCGGCCGGCCGACTCTTCTTCTACGGCGAGGACGGTCGGCGGCACGGCTACGCCCGCGACTACGACAGGGCGCACGGCTCCCCCGCCGCCGCCGACGACCCGTTCGCGCTGCGGCTGGACGCGCACCCTCGGCTGCGCGAGTTGTACCTCGACGCCGAGGCCGAGGACGGCTACCAGCGCGACCGCAACGTCTTCGCGCCCGGGGTGAGCATCGAGGACGACATGGCGGTGCTGGCCCGCTACTCCACAGGCGCCACGATGACCTACCACCTCACCGCGTACGCGCCCTGGGAGGGCTACCGGGTGATGGTCAACGGCAGCCGGGGCCGACTGGAGCTGGACGTGGCCGAGAACGACTTCGTCGACCGGGGCACCGCCGGCGCGGTCAAGGGCGCCGCCCTGCACGGCGCCGAGGCGCCGATCGAGGGCGGAGGTGCGACGCTGACAGTGCGCCCGTTCTGGGCCCCGCCCCGGCAGATCCCGGTGGAGGGCCGCAGTCGGCACGGGCACGGTGGCGCGGACGCCCGGATGACAGGGGTGCTCCTCGGCGGTCAACCCGACCCGCTGGGCCGCGCCGCGACCGCCGACGACGGCGCGTTGGCCCTGCTCACCGGCCTGGCCGCCAACAGGTCCTTCGAGACCGGTCAACCCGTGCGCGTCGCCGACCTGCTCACCCCCCGCTGA